GCCGGCGCCGAGTGGTTTCATGAAGTAAAATACGACGGATATCGCCTTCGTGTTGAGCGCGATGGCGACCGCGTGCGGCTGATCACCAAGGGCGGGTATGACTGGACGCGACGCTTCCCATGGATCGTGGAAGCCGCGCTGAAGAACCGCGAGCAGCACTTCGTTATCGATGGCGAGGCCGTCATTCTAGGTGTGGATGGGATCTCGGACTTCGACGCGCTGCACTCCGGCAAACACAATACCGAGGTGCAGTTGTGCGCCTTCGACGTGCTCGCGACTGGCGGCGATGATCTCCGCGCGCTACCACTCTCAATGCGCAAGGCCAACCTGGAACGGTTGCTCCGCGGCAGGCCGGATGGGATCTTCATCAACCCGTTCGAGACCGGCGCCATTGGTCCCGATCTCTTCCGCGCCGCCTGCAGCATGGGGCTCGAGGAATTGGTTTCGAAGCGTAGTGACCGACCCTACCGAGGCGGCCGGTCCAAGAATTGGCTCAAGGTGAAGAACCGTAGCCATCCCGCCATAGTGCGCGTCAAGGAAGCCTTCGCGTGAACCGCATCCGCATCATCAAGCACGAGGCCGTCCCCGACTGCGGAAGGTTCGAGGTGCGCTTCCCGGACGGGCGGCCATCCAAATATTTTTACTGGGATGACCTCCCAAGCCGCCGCACGACGCCCCGAGCTACCAGAGCCGAAATCGCGGTCGCTGTGCTCCTTCGAATTGCTCAAACAGGTTGATGGGAAAGGCGCCAGAACAGACAAACCTAGTGAGGTCGCCCATACTAAGTTGACGCAGAATGAAGTACGCAATCGCCCAGCTCGAAAGGGCGATCGCTTTGCCGCTGTTTCCCTGCAGCAGCCCGCGCGAAGATTGGAAATTCTTATGGCTTACTCAATGTTTCTGCAATCGCGGCCCTCGCCCATTTGACGCTGGCGGCGAAAACCTCGGCCTCGCGCATAGTCCGAACCATCACTACCGGCTTGTCGGCATCCATGATCGCAAGGCATGTGATCATTTTCTTCGTCCGATTGCCGTGCTTGAACCGGCCCACCCAGCGGCCGGCGACCTTGATCTGGTTTTTGCTGCGGTGGTCGACATTGTCCTTGCCCACCGTGGCCTTGATCGCGTCGATCATGACCGGGATGACCGGCACGAATTTCGCGACGTGCGGCTTGCCGCGGGCAGCGCGGGCTTTCAGGTATGCAACATCGACTGGCTTGATCTTTCTCATATCATCACCTTCAATAAATCGAACTTTCGACAACCTTGCAGAACAAACATAGCACGGGCGAGTTGGCGCGTGCGCTTTTTGGTGCTCATGCCCACTAATTGAGCCTGGGCTGCCGCAAATGTTGTTGCTAGACTTAGGACGGGGATACCCTGGGTTTGTGCACGTCCCCAAATGACCAAGGCTGATCGCGTGTTTATCACGCCACCCACAAGCTCGTCCGCAGTTTCCGAAACTAGTTTCGCTTCCTTGGCCGAGGCCGAGGAGGCGCTCGAGCGGCAGGCTTCCGGCGCGTCCCGGATACCTGCGACTGGACGAACGCAGCCGGCGACGATGCCGGAATTTATGCGATCGAGGGGCGTTACGGTGCCGTGAAATCATGGCGCCTCGAGATTAGCCGGCGCCAGCGCGATCTCGACAAGAAGACCAGCACGCCAACCGTCACAGGCCTTCACAGGCGCGCGTTCTGACAGGGCTTGCCGCAGTCGCCCCGGCTTGCAGCAATCGCGTCAGCGCCCGCCCTGGCTGGCGTCAGATAGTGAGGCGTCATCTCTCTGGCACGAGCGTCAGCTCCACGTCGAGAAGCAGCGTCGGTTCGTCGCCGCTTACCGGGAGGCGGACAAAAAATTGCCGGATTGGGCCAAGGCCGGCCCGCGCCTGATCGACCATGAGGGGTTATGCGGGGAGGAATCAGCTTGGCCGCTTGATCCGGAAGTCTTGCCGCCCGATCACCCCGGAGTGTGGCGCCTTGTGCGACCCTCGATTTACGAGGTGAAGGAGCAATTCGAGAGCTTCGTCAGAACCACCCGGCCCGAGTTCGCCGGCTATGAATCTCTTCGCGCCAAGGCGCGCGCCACGATGCGCAAGCGTATCCGAAAGATTGTTGCCCGACTGCGGGAGCGCGATCGGCTCTACGACGAGTCGGGTCTGCACTCGCTCGATGGGCAAATCACTGCTGAGTGCGATTGCATCTTTGACATAGAGCAGACGCTGGAAAGTCTCGATCCGTCGCCGGCTAAATTTGCGGCGCAGCTGCTGGCCCAGGTCGACTCCGAGTGTAGCCGAGACGCGTTCGCATGGGGCGACGGCTATTGCTCCATCATGGCAGTGGCCACCACAGCACTCGAGGCGTTGCTTCCGAGCTTGTCCACCGGCTTGATCCGCGACCACGCAGCCTTCTTCGTCGCCAATCCCTATACGCCGCTCGCGGAGATGCCGTTTACCTCATACTAGGCCGCCAGATCGGAACGACTGAGGCCCGCCGGTTCATGCTGGCGGGCCTCTGCCAAGCACGCCAACCTTAGTCGGGCTTTTTCAATTCAACAGTCACTTGGACCGTATTGCGCCCTGGGAGGTGCCCGTGCGCCCTCACCTCGTCTTCGATTCGGTGCACGAAATCGTCAAGCTGATCTTCTTCAAATACTTCCGGTTCGTTTGGCGCTTGGCGAAGGATCTTCTTTGCCACTTCATAGGCATCCTTCAGGCGGTCATCAGTCGGCGCCCCAACAAAGAAGTGCGGTTTGAAGGGTTCGCTCCGACCATCTGCGACGACCGCCGCCAAATGCCCCAACCACTCTCTTGCTTTCCCCTTGATGCTATCTGCTTCGGCAAGATCGAAAGATACGGGCTCATAGACATGCCACTGCCCATTCTTCCACGCGTGCTTGAAGGTCACGTCGTCAAGAGCGCCGCTAATGACTTTCTCTTGTAGAATGTCTGCTAAATTTAGTTCCTCTAACTTCGCAACAACTGGTCGCCAAATTTCTTCGTCCGATCGGCGGTGTGTGGATCTTTGATCGTAGCGAGCCACGAATTGACTATAGAGCCTATCGAAAGTTTCTTGGACGTTCGCGGAAAAACCGCCACCAATAGACGACCACTGGAGAGAGCTGTCGTCATGAGGAACAGCTTCTCTGGCAACGGACTCTATGGATTCTTGACGGAAAAGCTCCGAAGTTTTTTTGCGCCTTGCAATTCTTCTAAAGCCGTACCGCACGTTAGCCATCGTCGCGACGAAGGCCTCCCGGTCCAGGTCTGGAAAGACGCCGCGGAGTCGCCCCATCGTGCTTCTCGTTCGCGCCAACACGCGCCCTTCTTCGGGCACGTACAAGACGACGCCGACGTTAATAAATTCTTCGGTGAGCACATCGTGCACGTAGCGAAGGATGACAAAGCTGTATCGTTGCTTGTCCTTCATGAGAGCACCCGTTTAATTTCATCCAAGCAGCCGGCGATATTGTCTCGAGCATCGCGAATAAGCGTTAACGCCGTATCTACGTCAGCATCAACCATTGGTCTCCACTCCGCTGGAATCGCATCTCTGTAATCGGCAAGACGAAGATCTGAGATTGCACTCCAGACCAGACCGACGGGTCGAAGATCCACCCCTCGACGTCTCAGATCTTTTCGAAATATATGCTTTCCAGCCTGTTCTAGCCACGATAGGCCACCGACCCGCCAGGGTGGGTTCCATCCTAATATCAGACGAGCCGCAAAAGCCAACTCGTGATCGATGATCCTGATGTGCTCGCCGCGAACGAGGCAGTTAGGATTTTCGGAACGCCTATCAACGTTCTGGATAATCGCATCGAAGGCGAAGATACCGAGGGCCGTATCGACACTAGCCTCTTGCACATGGGTGTCCGGTGTCCAAGCCGCGAAGCCACCGGTCACGAGGACTGATCCAAATGCAATTTGATTGCTATTCCTCACGCGGGCCCGATGAGCTCCATCTGAAATCACGTCCGACCACGAGGACGGAATTTCGATTAGAACCGGCTCTGGTACTGGGAGGCGGAGATCCGCCGCGAGACACGCGGCGATCACTTCTCGCGCCAAACTGACCTCTTTTTCGTCGCACGAGGCGGAAAACTTCGCGACAACGTAGATCGTGCTGCCATTCCCTCTTTCGCAAGCGAGCAGAAGAGGCGCAGTGCGGCCCGAGCTCATCGGACGTACGTATTCGACTGCCGTTACCCTCTCAAGCATATGCCCCCCTCAACAAAGCATCTTGGACTATGCCGCTTGAGGAAGTCCACGCTCTCGCAACCCTGGCTTGCCGGATGCTGGTCGCGCCTACACCGATCAGTATCCGAACGGGAAGCCGCTAGGCTTTGTACGTTTATTTGTGCGCTGAATGCCCATATTCGAGCTAAATACTTGATTTTTATGGTAATTTGGCGGAAGGGGTGTCCCGTCAACCGCCTTGATATTCCAAAGCTTTTCTAGCATCTGCTGCAGGCAATCTACGGTCGGAGCTACGGCGAGCCGGACGACCTTGCAGCCGTAGCTTTGGGCCAACGGTTAGCTCGAACAGCCAAGCCTTCCCCGCTGACCAGCAATACGACGCGATCCGGTTTCTGTCCGGCGTCGCCATCGGCATCAATCCGCACACGGTGATGAGCTACGACGAGAACTGCGTCCCGTTTTGGCCGATCCTCACGCGGCACGCGATGGCAGACGAGCACCTAGTGCACTCGTTCGCATAAGAGCTTGACGTCGGGCTGGAGCTTCCGGATATCGAAGCTGCGGAAGCGGCGGCGATCGAATTGAGCGGCCAAATTCTCAACGATGAACCAAACGGTCCGTTGTGGCGGACAACAAATGGCGCGTCGAGGTTAGTGACGGCCCCGGGATCCTCGGGCAGACTTTCCTCGTCGTTCAGTTTTCAGTCACGCGCCCGGCGCGCCAGCGGTTGCTCTTGTCGGATTGATGGATGATGGCCCGCCAGCGTGAACCGGCGGCCGGCCGGTCACCGGGTGGTCACCGGCCGGACAGGGCGCCGATCTGACCACCACCCGTGAGACCTTTGCGCGGTGGATTTTGTGTTTCTCTAATCAGCGCTTTTCCACACCCACGACGCACAGGGCCTCGCGCTCGGCGTGAAGCCCCGATAGTCCTTACGGAGGGCTGCCGTGGCTCATTGTATCGCGCGGTGCCATCTCCTGGGCTCCGTTGGCGCTACTCGTTCTTGTTGCGGATTTTTTGGAGCTGCATCGTCGATTTCCTCTTCCCCTCGGTAGACGACGAAGATCGAAAGAACATACGCAAGCTGCGCGACAACAAGGCAGGCGACAATCAGGGACGTCCCCGCAAGAAAGCCAAATCCGTCGGAATGAAGAACGAGCGCGGCAGCCAACGCGATTGCCAGTGACACCGGAACCAGCGCCTGCGCGCGGAACCTCAGAGAAGCGGTCGCCGCTCCCATTCCTGCGCTCAGCACCAAGAGGCTCAGGATAAGCGCCACATTTAG
This genomic interval from Bradyrhizobium sp. CB82 contains the following:
- a CDS encoding DNA ligase, translated to MRFEFCLPMLGKAVPAGAEWFHEVKYDGYRLRVERDGDRVRLITKGGYDWTRRFPWIVEAALKNREQHFVIDGEAVILGVDGISDFDALHSGKHNTEVQLCAFDVLATGGDDLRALPLSMRKANLERLLRGRPDGIFINPFETGAIGPDLFRAACSMGLEELVSKRSDRPYRGGRSKNWLKVKNRSHPAIVRVKEAFA
- a CDS encoding HipA family kinase, coding for MLERVTAVEYVRPMSSGRTAPLLLACERGNGSTIYVVAKFSASCDEKEVSLAREVIAACLAADLRLPVPEPVLIEIPSSWSDVISDGAHRARVRNSNQIAFGSVLVTGGFAAWTPDTHVQEASVDTALGIFAFDAIIQNVDRRSENPNCLVRGEHIRIIDHELAFAARLILGWNPPWRVGGLSWLEQAGKHIFRKDLRRRGVDLRPVGLVWSAISDLRLADYRDAIPAEWRPMVDADVDTALTLIRDARDNIAGCLDEIKRVLS
- a CDS encoding DUF3037 domain-containing protein, with protein sequence MKDKQRYSFVILRYVHDVLTEEFINVGVVLYVPEEGRVLARTRSTMGRLRGVFPDLDREAFVATMANVRYGFRRIARRKKTSELFRQESIESVAREAVPHDDSSLQWSSIGGGFSANVQETFDRLYSQFVARYDQRSTHRRSDEEIWRPVVAKLEELNLADILQEKVISGALDDVTFKHAWKNGQWHVYEPVSFDLAEADSIKGKAREWLGHLAAVVADGRSEPFKPHFFVGAPTDDRLKDAYEVAKKILRQAPNEPEVFEEDQLDDFVHRIEDEVRAHGHLPGRNTVQVTVELKKPD